Proteins encoded within one genomic window of Triticum aestivum cultivar Chinese Spring chromosome 2D, IWGSC CS RefSeq v2.1, whole genome shotgun sequence:
- the LOC123054498 gene encoding norbelladine synthase — MAMRKNKVHEFEADVPAADLWGLYGTLRAAELLPELLPQVLAKIQLVSGDGDVGTILELTFAPGIPGLETYREKFIKVDNENYIKEAQTIDGDILKLGFLYYMVRFEIIAKGPSSSVIRSTIVYEINYETHPGLEAMVSTGPLAATAEKFAGYLKEQKIAQSS, encoded by the exons ATGGCGATGAGGAAGAACAAGGTTCACGAGTTCGAGGCCGATGTGCCCGCCGCCGACCTATGGGGGCTCTATGGCACGCTCCGTGCAGCGGAGCTGCTGCCCGAGCTTCTCCCGCAGGTGCTCGCCAAGATACAGCTCGTGAGCGGCGACGGCGACGTCGGCACCATCTTGGAGCTCACATTCGCTCCAG GGATCCCTGGCCTGGAGACATACAGGGAGAAATTCATCAAGGTCGACAATGAGAACTACATCAAGGAAGCGCAGACGATTGACGGAGACATCCTGAAGCTCGGGTTCCTCTATTACATGGTCAGGTTCGAGATCATCGCCAAAGGACCCAGTTCTTCAGTGATAAGATCGACCATTGTGTATGAGATAAATTATGAAACTCACCCCGGGCTTGAAGCTATGGTCAGCACCGGACCTCTGGCTGCAACTGCTGAGAAATTTGCAGGGTACCTCAAGGAGCAGAAGATCGCTCAGAGCAGTTAA